One window from the genome of Synechococcus sp. PROS-7-1 encodes:
- a CDS encoding CTP synthase — protein sequence MAKFVFVTGGVVSSIGKGIVAASLGRLLKSRGYSVSILKLDPYLNVDPGTMSPYQHGEVFVTEDGAETDLDLGHYERFTDTAMSRLNSVTTGSIYQSVINKERRGDYNGGTVQVIPHITGEIRERIHRVASNSNADVVITEIGGTVGDIESLPFLEAIREFRGDVGRHDLAYIHVTLLPYIGTSGELKTKPTQHSVKELRSIGIQPDVLVCRSDREINAELKRKIGGFCGVHERAVIPSLDADSIYAVPQTLEEQGLCREVLDVLNLTDHESDMSAWQQLVHKMRNPGPAVKVALVGKYVQLNDAYLSVVEALRHACLAQDASLDLHWVCAEEIENRGADALLRGMDAVVVPGGFGNRGVDGKVAAIRWAREQRIPFLGLCLGMQCAVIEWARNLAGLPDATSAELEPGTSHPVIHLLPEQQDVVDLGGTMRLGVYPCRIAEGSMADRLYGDEVVYERHRHRYEFNNAYRNLFLESGYRISGSSPDGRLVELIELPEHPFFTACQYHPEFLSRPGQPHPLFRGLIEAAQQRLPNSPSEIKATA from the coding sequence ATGGCCAAGTTCGTCTTCGTCACCGGTGGAGTGGTCTCCAGCATCGGCAAGGGCATCGTGGCCGCCAGCCTTGGGCGGTTGCTGAAATCACGCGGCTACAGCGTGTCGATCCTGAAGCTGGATCCCTACCTGAATGTGGATCCCGGCACCATGAGCCCCTATCAGCACGGTGAGGTGTTTGTCACTGAGGACGGTGCTGAGACCGATCTCGATCTCGGCCACTACGAACGCTTCACCGACACGGCGATGTCACGCCTGAACAGCGTGACCACCGGCTCGATCTATCAGTCGGTCATCAACAAGGAGCGCCGGGGCGATTACAACGGCGGCACCGTGCAGGTGATCCCGCACATCACAGGCGAGATCCGCGAACGCATTCACCGCGTGGCCTCCAACAGCAACGCCGATGTGGTGATCACAGAAATCGGCGGCACGGTGGGCGATATCGAATCCCTGCCCTTCCTCGAGGCCATTCGTGAATTCAGGGGCGATGTGGGTCGCCACGATCTGGCCTACATCCATGTGACCTTGCTGCCCTACATCGGCACCTCAGGCGAACTGAAAACCAAACCCACCCAGCACTCGGTGAAGGAGCTGCGCTCGATTGGAATCCAGCCGGATGTGCTGGTGTGCCGAAGCGACCGGGAAATCAACGCTGAACTCAAACGCAAAATCGGCGGATTCTGTGGCGTGCACGAGCGAGCCGTGATCCCCTCCCTCGATGCCGACAGCATTTATGCCGTGCCCCAGACCCTCGAAGAACAGGGGCTGTGCCGGGAAGTGCTGGATGTGCTCAATCTCACCGACCATGAGAGCGACATGAGCGCCTGGCAGCAGCTGGTGCACAAGATGCGCAACCCTGGTCCGGCCGTGAAGGTGGCCTTGGTCGGCAAGTACGTGCAGCTCAATGACGCCTATCTCTCGGTGGTGGAAGCCCTGCGCCACGCTTGTCTCGCCCAGGATGCGTCCCTCGACTTGCACTGGGTCTGCGCGGAAGAGATCGAAAACCGCGGCGCTGATGCCCTGCTGCGCGGCATGGATGCCGTGGTGGTGCCAGGCGGCTTCGGCAACCGTGGTGTGGATGGCAAGGTGGCGGCAATCCGCTGGGCCAGGGAACAACGCATTCCTTTCCTGGGGTTGTGCTTGGGCATGCAGTGCGCGGTGATCGAATGGGCCCGGAACCTGGCTGGCTTACCGGATGCCACCAGTGCGGAACTGGAGCCCGGCACCAGCCATCCGGTGATTCACCTCCTGCCAGAACAGCAGGACGTTGTGGACCTGGGCGGCACCATGCGCCTCGGGGTGTACCCCTGCCGCATCGCTGAGGGTTCCATGGCCGATCGGCTCTATGGCGATGAAGTGGTCTACGAACGTCACCGCCATCGCTATGAGTTCAACAATGCCTACCGCAATCTCTTCCTTGAATCGGGGTATCGGATCAGCGGCAGCTCCCCAGACGGCCGCCTGGTGGAACTGATTGAACTACCGGAGCATCCCTTCTTCACGGCTTGCCAATACCACCCGGAATTCCTCTCCCGGCCAGGTCAGCCCCATCCTCTGTTTCGCGGCCTGATCGAAGCCGCCCAACAACGACTGCCCAACAGTCCCAGCGAAATCAAGGCCACGGCGTGA
- a CDS encoding peptidylprolyl isomerase, with amino-acid sequence MDDFQPAVQASLAALGADTLDLLRRSDLLHSLVRRQLMEQATAELTPPDELVKKALINHCRQEQLNNEAALNSWLEERHLSREELLHQLSLPLKLSKLSLDWFGLQAESRFLERKEALDQATYSLLRVKDSGMAHELYLQLEAGEASFESLAQDHSEGPEKSSSGRVGPASLMRAHPRLRTALRTATPGVVLEPMLIEQWWVVTRLEERHEASFDDAMRQRMAAELLQNWLQIETKSVMTKLLNPQE; translated from the coding sequence ATGGATGATTTCCAGCCAGCCGTTCAGGCCTCGCTCGCCGCCCTGGGTGCGGACACCCTCGACCTGCTTCGCCGCAGCGACCTCCTGCACTCGCTGGTTCGCCGCCAGTTGATGGAACAGGCAACTGCCGAGCTCACACCACCCGATGAGCTGGTGAAGAAGGCCCTGATCAACCATTGCCGGCAGGAGCAGCTCAATAACGAAGCCGCCCTGAACAGCTGGCTCGAGGAGCGCCACCTCAGCAGGGAGGAATTGCTGCATCAACTCAGCCTCCCTTTGAAATTGTCCAAGCTGTCCCTCGACTGGTTCGGACTTCAGGCCGAGTCGCGTTTTCTGGAACGCAAAGAGGCTCTGGATCAGGCGACTTACAGCTTGCTACGCGTGAAGGACTCGGGGATGGCCCACGAGCTGTACCTGCAGCTGGAAGCTGGCGAAGCCAGTTTTGAAAGCCTGGCCCAAGATCACAGCGAGGGGCCGGAAAAAAGCAGCAGTGGCCGTGTGGGACCCGCCAGCCTCATGCGTGCCCATCCCCGACTGCGTACTGCTTTGCGCACCGCCACTCCTGGCGTAGTGCTGGAGCCCATGCTGATCGAACAGTGGTGGGTGGTCACCCGCCTGGAGGAGCGCCATGAAGCCAGCTTCGATGACGCCATGCGTCAGCGGATGGCGGCGGAACTGCTTCAGAACTGGTTGCAGATTGAGACGAAGTCAGTCATGACAAAGCTCTTAAATCCGCAAGAATAA
- a CDS encoding M23 family metallopeptidase yields MRLALLMALILASGQGLNGHAQPQPPQRVPKRTGVSNLALLSSSRPRQLPSSHRPFQPGESLQLRYPLAQRAEEVQPYGWRYSDQRKRWRMHVGHDLIAPAATPVLAMLSGRVHLAQAISGYGLTVLLDHGRGWQTVYAHLQTADVKPGQLVQAGERIGRVGRSGSASTDHLHVELRRLQGRQAYALDLAPLLPR; encoded by the coding sequence ATGCGCCTCGCGCTGCTCATGGCACTGATACTGGCCAGCGGTCAGGGGCTTAATGGGCACGCACAACCGCAGCCCCCGCAACGGGTCCCGAAGCGCACAGGCGTCTCCAACCTGGCGCTGCTCAGTTCCTCGCGCCCCCGGCAGCTGCCCAGCTCCCACAGGCCCTTCCAGCCGGGTGAGTCGCTGCAGCTGAGATACCCACTCGCACAGCGCGCCGAAGAAGTGCAGCCCTATGGCTGGCGCTACTCAGACCAGCGCAAACGCTGGCGCATGCATGTGGGACACGACCTGATCGCTCCCGCCGCCACACCCGTGCTCGCCATGCTCTCCGGCCGGGTGCACCTGGCCCAGGCGATCAGTGGCTACGGCCTCACGGTTCTGCTCGACCACGGCCGGGGCTGGCAGACCGTGTATGCCCACCTGCAGACAGCGGATGTGAAACCGGGTCAGCTGGTGCAAGCCGGAGAACGCATCGGCCGCGTTGGCCGCAGCGGATCAGCCAGCACTGACCATCTACACGTAGAGCTGCGACGCCTGCAGGGACGGCAGGCCTACGCCCTGGATCTTGCACCGCTTCTGCCCCGCTAG
- a CDS encoding 7-carboxy-7-deazaguanine synthase QueE, giving the protein MSQDPQASASLPVVETFHSLQGEGLHAGRSAFFIRLAGCSVGCSWCDTKHSWPAESHPLRPLQSLATEAAAAASDGAAFVVITGGEPLHHNLDALAQTLRQACGLPLHLETSGVDPLSGGPNWITLSPKRHAPPRAELLSRCHELKVVVHEPADLLFAEVLSAQAPQATWLLQPGWDSAEGQQLALDAARRDGRWRLSLQSHKWLGVR; this is encoded by the coding sequence GTGAGTCAGGACCCGCAGGCCTCCGCCTCTCTCCCAGTGGTGGAGACCTTCCACTCCCTTCAAGGAGAGGGTCTTCATGCTGGCCGCAGTGCCTTCTTCATCCGCCTGGCGGGATGCAGCGTGGGCTGCAGCTGGTGCGACACCAAACACTCCTGGCCCGCTGAGTCCCATCCGTTGAGGCCCCTCCAGAGCCTCGCGACTGAAGCAGCGGCTGCCGCCAGCGACGGCGCAGCCTTTGTGGTGATTACCGGCGGCGAACCGCTGCACCACAACCTCGACGCCCTCGCACAAACGCTGCGCCAAGCCTGCGGGCTGCCTTTGCATCTGGAAACCAGCGGTGTCGACCCACTCAGTGGCGGTCCCAACTGGATCACCCTCTCGCCGAAACGACACGCGCCTCCTCGAGCCGAGCTGCTGAGCCGCTGCCATGAACTGAAGGTGGTGGTGCATGAACCTGCCGACCTGCTGTTCGCTGAGGTGCTGTCCGCACAGGCGCCGCAAGCCACCTGGCTGCTGCAACCCGGATGGGACAGCGCTGAAGGGCAACAGCTGGCGCTTGATGCAGCACGCCGCGATGGCCGTTGGCGGCTCAGCCTGCAAAGTCACAAGTGGCTGGGGGTGCGTTAA
- a CDS encoding RNA polymerase sigma factor, RpoD/SigA family yields the protein MSEKARTTGKAPIRWSGGNDLLRLYLQDIGRVDLLTSEEEVTLSRQVQQRERLLVQERDLSTRIAAIRVLLDLEELQQREANHISHWPTRQEWARAAEMPLGELNRVLNEGYTLWAEESGLEAKELQRRLREGRRARDRMIQANLRLVVAVAKKYQQRGMELLDLVQEGTLGLERAVEKFDPTRGFRFSTYAYRWIRQGITRAIATQSRTIRLPVHITEKLNRIKRVQQEIASEHGRLASVSDLAKELGVSEDTVRQTLARVPRSVSLETRVGKDQDTQLGDLLEDGHATPEQTLTRDSLHDDLEHLLEELSPREAEVIRSRFGLEDDTPRTLAEIGEAMALSRERVRQIETRALLKLRQPQRRSKVRDYIQGLDS from the coding sequence TTGTCTGAGAAGGCTCGAACGACGGGGAAAGCCCCGATCCGCTGGAGCGGCGGCAACGATTTGCTACGTCTTTACCTCCAGGACATCGGCCGCGTCGACCTGCTCACCAGCGAAGAGGAAGTGACCCTCTCCCGCCAGGTGCAGCAGCGCGAGCGTTTGCTTGTGCAGGAGCGTGATCTCAGCACTCGCATCGCTGCAATCCGGGTGCTGCTGGATCTCGAGGAACTGCAACAACGGGAGGCCAATCACATCAGCCACTGGCCAACCCGGCAGGAATGGGCCCGGGCTGCAGAGATGCCCCTGGGTGAACTCAACCGAGTGCTGAACGAGGGGTACACCCTCTGGGCTGAAGAGAGTGGGCTGGAGGCGAAGGAACTGCAACGCCGCCTGCGCGAGGGTCGTCGGGCCCGAGACCGGATGATCCAAGCCAATCTGCGCCTGGTGGTGGCCGTTGCCAAGAAATACCAACAGCGCGGGATGGAACTCCTGGATCTTGTGCAGGAGGGCACCCTCGGACTGGAGAGAGCCGTAGAGAAGTTTGATCCCACCCGCGGCTTTCGTTTCAGCACCTATGCCTACCGGTGGATTCGCCAGGGCATCACCCGAGCAATCGCAACCCAGAGCCGCACGATCAGGCTGCCAGTTCACATCACCGAAAAACTCAACCGGATCAAACGCGTGCAGCAGGAGATCGCCAGTGAGCATGGTCGTCTGGCATCCGTGAGCGACCTGGCCAAAGAGCTGGGGGTGAGTGAGGACACCGTGCGCCAGACCCTGGCCAGGGTGCCCCGATCAGTGTCACTGGAAACCCGGGTGGGGAAAGACCAGGACACCCAGCTCGGAGACCTGCTCGAAGATGGTCATGCGACGCCAGAACAGACCCTCACCCGCGACTCACTCCACGATGACCTCGAACATCTGCTGGAAGAATTGAGCCCACGGGAAGCCGAGGTGATCCGCAGTCGCTTCGGACTGGAAGACGACACGCCCCGCACCCTGGCCGAGATCGGCGAGGCCATGGCCCTGTCCCGGGAGCGAGTGCGCCAGATCGAAACACGCGCCCTGCTCAAACTGAGGCAACCCCAGCGCCGCTCCAAGGTGCGCGATTACATCCAGGGACTGGATTCCTGA
- the aspS gene encoding aspartate--tRNA ligase, producing MRSNGCGDLRKQHIDDTVQLCGWVDRRRDHGGVIFIDLRDRTGTVQITVDPDLGSDAFAVAEHLRSETVLQISGKVRARPPESLNEKLATGAVEVLASGITVLNSVKGNLPFPVSVHDEENTREELRLRHRYLDLRRKRMNDNLRLRAQTIQAARRFLEDAGFIEVETPVLTRSTPEGARDYVLPSRVCGGEWFALPQSPQLFKQLLMVGGIERYYQVARCFRDEDLRADRQPEFTQLDIEMSFMDQEEILELNEALICSIWKAVKGIDLPRPFPRMTWHDAMERYGTDRPDTRYGMELTNVSDIVKDMGFKVFSGAVKSGGSVKCIAVPGGNDALSNVRIKPGGDVFSEAQKAGAGGLAFIRVRDGGEIDTIGAIKDNLSDAQKQELLSRTGAEPGTLLLFGAGDTATVNKALDRVRQYLAKELGMVKPERENDQWNFLWVVDFPMFEFNNDENRYEALHHPFCAPNAEDLGSDASQWADTLPGARAQAYDLVLNGLELGGGSLRIHDSALQRQVLQTVGLPLEEAQEQFGFLMDALDVGAPPHGGLAFGIDRMVMLLAGEESIRDTIAFPKTQQARCLMTNAPGGVADKQLEELHVASTWVDPTEEDAN from the coding sequence CGACCATGGCGGGGTGATCTTCATCGACCTGCGCGATCGCACCGGCACCGTGCAGATCACTGTGGATCCCGACCTGGGATCTGACGCTTTCGCTGTCGCCGAGCACCTACGCAGCGAAACCGTGCTGCAAATCAGCGGCAAGGTGCGGGCTCGCCCTCCGGAATCGCTCAACGAGAAATTGGCCACGGGTGCCGTGGAAGTGCTCGCCAGCGGCATCACCGTGCTCAACAGCGTGAAGGGCAACCTGCCCTTCCCAGTGTCGGTGCACGACGAGGAGAACACCCGCGAAGAGCTGCGGCTGCGCCACCGCTATCTGGATCTGCGCCGCAAGCGCATGAACGACAACCTGCGCCTGCGGGCTCAGACCATCCAGGCCGCCCGTCGCTTCCTGGAAGACGCCGGCTTCATCGAAGTGGAGACCCCGGTTCTCACCCGCTCCACGCCCGAAGGCGCCCGCGACTACGTGCTGCCCAGCCGCGTCTGCGGTGGTGAATGGTTTGCCCTGCCCCAGTCGCCGCAGCTGTTCAAGCAACTGCTGATGGTGGGCGGCATTGAGCGCTACTACCAGGTGGCCCGTTGTTTCCGCGACGAAGACCTGCGCGCCGACCGCCAGCCGGAATTCACCCAGCTGGACATCGAGATGAGCTTCATGGATCAGGAGGAGATCCTGGAGCTGAATGAGGCGCTGATCTGTTCGATCTGGAAAGCGGTGAAAGGCATCGACCTGCCCAGGCCCTTCCCGCGCATGACCTGGCATGACGCCATGGAGCGCTACGGCACCGACCGGCCCGACACCCGCTACGGCATGGAACTCACCAACGTGAGCGACATCGTCAAGGACATGGGCTTCAAAGTGTTCAGCGGTGCCGTGAAATCCGGCGGATCGGTGAAATGCATCGCCGTCCCCGGCGGCAACGATGCCCTCTCCAATGTGCGGATCAAGCCAGGCGGCGATGTGTTCAGTGAAGCCCAGAAAGCTGGTGCCGGTGGCCTGGCCTTCATCCGCGTGCGCGACGGCGGTGAGATCGACACGATCGGTGCGATCAAGGACAACCTCAGCGACGCGCAGAAGCAGGAGCTGCTCAGCCGCACCGGCGCCGAACCCGGCACCTTGCTGCTGTTCGGCGCCGGCGACACCGCCACGGTGAACAAGGCCCTCGATCGGGTCCGCCAGTACCTGGCCAAGGAGCTGGGCATGGTGAAGCCCGAACGGGAGAACGACCAGTGGAACTTCCTCTGGGTGGTGGATTTCCCGATGTTCGAATTCAACAACGATGAGAACCGCTACGAAGCGCTGCACCACCCCTTCTGCGCCCCCAATGCCGAGGATCTCGGCAGTGATGCCTCCCAGTGGGCCGACACCCTGCCGGGTGCCCGGGCCCAGGCCTACGACCTGGTGCTCAATGGCCTGGAGCTCGGCGGCGGCTCCCTGCGCATCCACGACTCCGCATTGCAACGTCAGGTGCTTCAGACCGTTGGATTGCCACTCGAGGAGGCCCAGGAACAGTTCGGCTTCCTGATGGATGCCCTCGATGTGGGCGCACCTCCCCACGGCGGCCTGGCCTTCGGCATCGACCGCATGGTGATGCTGCTGGCCGGCGAGGAGTCGATCCGCGACACCATCGCCTTCCCGAAAACCCAACAAGCCCGCTGCCTGATGACCAATGCCCCGGGCGGAGTCGCCGACAAGCAGCTGGAGGAGCTGCACGTGGCCAGCACTTGGGTGGATCCAACCGAAGAAGACGCCAACTAG
- a CDS encoding peptidase domain-containing ABC transporter, with translation MQSDAAIAASCRHHLWEAELAALLQSLLNRSPKQSRPLSSWLSELLPLAHLLEASDRAAVQSALTAQKRLFLASNPENPDLGAPGDELRDAAAIAALPADRHGWPLRLIALPATALRDLEGDAAADDVLEAEVVSPSPGSALSRSDIPQAPLRPPVSRFNQPGTDNRDFFVAGEGVVEETLACFQMLTKLMKLPFRRDAIERVLRDQLRRGQTPTLRLCGQIAAGLGLHVSGAKVAARMGLRLQTPTLVPWGQAFALAVRSDQRGLVLASPSQGFVELDAEQLDNAFPEGIDLLLLDRTSTTPEQTFGPSWFWPALKRYRGVLIQVLTASFVVQLFTLANPLLIQVIIDKVIAQRSLDTLQVLGFALVAVTLLEGVLGSLKTYLFSETTNRIDQRLGAEVIDHLLRLPLGYFDRRPVGELGSRISELEKIRNFLTGQALTTVLDAAFSLIYIVVMLIYSWLLTLIALAVLPIQVGLTLLGAPLFRRQYRKAAEANASTQSHLVEVLTGIQTVKSQNVEMISRWTWQERYGKYISRSFEKTITGTALSQTSQVLQKISQLLVLWVGATLVLSGDLTLGQLIAFRIISGYVTQPLLRLSSIWQTIQELRVSFERLADVIDTPQESDDQDKAKVPLPPIEGAVSFDNLSFGFSPGTPPVLHDVSLQIKAGTFVGIVGQSGSGKSTLMKLLPRLYSPDQGRILIDGYDIDKVELYSLRRQIGIVPQDPLLFSGNVNENIALTQPDASSEEIVLAAKVACAHDFIMELPAGYSTPVGERGASLSGGQRQRIAIARTLLANPKLLVMDEATSALDYETERKVCDNLIQALHDCTVFFITHRLSTVRRADLIVVMHQGAVVEQGTHDELMDRRGRYYALYRQQEAS, from the coding sequence ATGCAGAGCGATGCAGCCATTGCCGCCAGCTGCCGTCATCACCTCTGGGAAGCGGAGTTAGCCGCTCTGCTGCAGAGCTTGCTGAACCGGTCCCCCAAGCAATCCCGTCCCCTCAGCAGCTGGCTGAGTGAACTGCTGCCGTTGGCCCACCTCCTCGAGGCCTCCGATCGCGCAGCTGTGCAGTCAGCACTGACCGCGCAGAAGCGCCTGTTCCTCGCCAGCAACCCAGAGAATCCAGATCTCGGTGCACCCGGCGATGAACTGCGGGACGCCGCTGCGATCGCAGCCCTTCCGGCAGACCGCCATGGCTGGCCCCTGCGCCTGATTGCCCTTCCAGCAACAGCCTTGCGGGACCTCGAGGGCGATGCAGCGGCTGACGACGTGCTCGAAGCGGAGGTGGTCAGTCCATCCCCAGGCAGTGCCCTGAGCCGAAGCGACATCCCCCAGGCCCCCCTGCGCCCACCAGTGAGCCGGTTCAATCAGCCAGGAACCGACAACCGCGATTTCTTCGTGGCCGGCGAAGGGGTGGTGGAGGAAACCCTGGCCTGCTTCCAGATGCTCACGAAGCTGATGAAGCTTCCGTTCCGGCGTGATGCGATCGAGCGGGTGCTGCGCGATCAGCTACGCCGGGGGCAAACCCCCACCCTCAGGCTCTGCGGACAGATTGCAGCAGGCCTGGGGTTGCATGTCTCTGGTGCCAAGGTGGCCGCTCGCATGGGATTGCGCCTGCAAACTCCCACCCTGGTGCCCTGGGGGCAGGCGTTTGCCCTTGCCGTTCGCAGCGATCAGCGCGGACTGGTGCTCGCCTCCCCCAGCCAGGGATTCGTGGAACTGGATGCTGAGCAGCTCGACAACGCATTCCCCGAAGGCATCGATCTGCTGCTGCTGGATCGCACCAGCACCACCCCGGAACAGACCTTCGGCCCATCCTGGTTCTGGCCAGCCCTGAAGCGCTACCGCGGGGTGCTGATTCAGGTGTTGACCGCCAGCTTCGTGGTGCAGCTGTTCACCCTGGCCAACCCCCTGCTGATTCAGGTGATCATCGACAAGGTGATCGCTCAGCGCAGCCTGGACACTCTGCAGGTGCTGGGCTTTGCCCTGGTGGCCGTCACCCTGCTGGAGGGGGTGCTCGGCAGTTTGAAAACCTATCTGTTCTCGGAAACCACCAACCGCATCGACCAGCGGCTGGGTGCGGAGGTGATCGACCACTTGCTGCGCCTTCCCCTTGGCTATTTCGACCGTCGACCGGTGGGTGAGCTCGGATCACGCATCAGTGAGCTGGAGAAGATCCGCAACTTCCTCACAGGCCAAGCCCTCACCACCGTTCTGGATGCAGCGTTCTCGCTGATCTACATCGTGGTGATGCTGATTTACAGCTGGCTGCTCACCTTGATCGCCCTGGCAGTCCTGCCCATCCAGGTAGGACTCACCCTGCTGGGTGCCCCCTTGTTCCGGCGCCAGTACCGCAAGGCCGCCGAAGCCAACGCCTCCACCCAAAGCCATTTGGTTGAGGTGCTCACCGGAATCCAAACGGTGAAAAGCCAGAACGTGGAAATGATCAGCCGCTGGACCTGGCAGGAGCGCTACGGCAAGTACATCAGCCGCAGTTTCGAAAAGACCATCACCGGCACGGCCCTGAGCCAGACCTCCCAGGTGCTCCAGAAGATCTCCCAGCTGCTTGTGCTGTGGGTGGGCGCCACCCTGGTGCTGTCAGGCGATCTCACCCTTGGTCAGCTGATCGCCTTCCGCATCATCTCCGGCTACGTCACCCAACCACTGCTGCGCCTGTCCTCGATCTGGCAGACGATCCAGGAACTGCGGGTGAGTTTTGAGCGTCTTGCGGATGTGATCGACACCCCTCAGGAATCAGACGATCAGGACAAAGCCAAGGTGCCCCTGCCGCCGATCGAGGGCGCCGTGAGCTTCGACAACCTCTCGTTCGGCTTCAGTCCCGGCACCCCACCGGTGCTGCACGACGTGTCCCTACAGATCAAAGCAGGCACCTTCGTGGGGATCGTGGGACAGAGCGGTAGCGGCAAGAGCACCCTGATGAAGTTGCTACCGCGGTTGTACTCACCGGATCAGGGCCGCATCCTGATCGACGGCTACGACATCGACAAAGTGGAGCTGTATTCGCTGCGTCGCCAGATCGGCATCGTTCCCCAAGATCCCCTGCTGTTCTCAGGCAACGTGAACGAGAACATCGCCCTCACCCAGCCGGATGCGTCCAGTGAAGAGATCGTGCTCGCCGCCAAAGTGGCCTGTGCCCACGACTTCATCATGGAACTGCCAGCCGGTTACAGCACACCGGTGGGCGAGCGGGGCGCCTCCCTCAGCGGTGGGCAGCGGCAGCGCATTGCCATCGCCCGAACCCTGCTGGCCAATCCCAAACTTCTGGTGATGGATGAAGCCACCAGCGCTTTGGACTATGAAACCGAACGCAAGGTGTGCGACAACCTGATCCAGGCTCTGCACGATTGCACCGTTTTCTTCATCACCCACCGTCTGTCCACCGTGCGCCGGGCAGACCTGATTGTGGTGATGCACCAAGGAGCCGTGGTGGAACAGGGAACCCACGATGAATTGATGGACCGTCGCGGTCGTTACTACGCCCTTTATCGCCAGCAGGAGGCCAGCTGA
- a CDS encoding Dps family protein, giving the protein MASTPSINIGISESQRKEIAEGLSRLLADTYVLYGKTHGFHWNVTGPMFNTLHLMFMEQYTELWNALDVIAERIRALGVVAPHGGSTLAGLASIKEADQKPAALDMVRELVAGHEAVARTARGVFPLAEAASDEPTADLLTQRLQIHEKTAWMLRSLLEE; this is encoded by the coding sequence ATGGCCAGCACGCCTTCCATCAACATCGGCATCTCCGAATCCCAACGGAAGGAGATTGCTGAAGGCCTCAGCCGTTTGCTTGCCGACACCTACGTGCTCTACGGCAAAACCCACGGTTTCCACTGGAACGTGACAGGCCCCATGTTCAACACACTGCACCTGATGTTCATGGAGCAGTACACCGAACTCTGGAATGCTCTTGATGTGATCGCCGAGCGCATCCGGGCGCTGGGCGTGGTCGCACCCCACGGAGGATCCACCCTGGCCGGCCTGGCGTCGATCAAGGAAGCCGATCAGAAGCCGGCAGCACTCGACATGGTGCGCGAGTTGGTGGCTGGCCACGAAGCCGTGGCCCGCACAGCCCGCGGCGTGTTCCCACTGGCCGAGGCTGCCAGTGATGAACCCACGGCCGATTTGCTCACCCAGCGCCTGCAGATTCACGAGAAAACCGCCTGGATGCTGCGCAGCCTGCTGGAGGAGTGA